Proteins encoded by one window of Antechinus flavipes isolate AdamAnt ecotype Samford, QLD, Australia chromosome 4, AdamAnt_v2, whole genome shotgun sequence:
- the LOC127562374 gene encoding nuclear cap-binding protein subunit 2, protein MSGGLLSALQSDSYVELGWYRDQHFRGKMDDQEKLLKKSCTLYVGNLSFYTTEEQIYELFSKSGDIKKIIMGLDKVKKTACGFCFVEYYCRADAENAMRYINGTRLDDRIIRTDWDAGFREGRQYGRGRSGGQVRDEYRQDYDAGRGGYGKIVQNQ, encoded by the coding sequence ATGTCGGGGGGACTCCTGAGCGCTCTGCAGAGCGATTCCTACGTGGAGCTCGGCTGGTACCGCGACCAGCACTTCCGAGGTAAAATGGACGACCAAgaaaagttattaaagaaaagCTGCACTCTGTACGTGGGCAATCTGTCCTTTTATACCACGGAGGAGCAGATCTACGAACTCTTCAGCAAAAGTGGCGACATCAAGAAGATCATCATGGGCCTGGACAAAGTGAAGAAGACGGCATGCGGCTTCTGCTTCGTGGAGTATTACTGTCGCGCCGACGCTGAAAACGCCATGCGCTACATCAACGGCACCCGCCTAGACGACCGCATCATCCGCACGGATTGGGACGCGGGCTTCCGAGAAGGCCGGCAGTACGGACGCGGAAGGTCCGGGGGCCAGGTGCGCGACGAGTACCGGCAGGACTATGATGCCGGGCGGGGAGGCTATGGGAAAATAGTGCAGAACCAATGA